In Lentimicrobiaceae bacterium, the DNA window CTTTATCTTCGAGCATGGGTACAAAACGGAAATTTCCGTGTTGAAAGGTTTCAAGTTTACCAAGGGTATTTTTTATTACGGTGGTCATTATTTGCGAGTCACCTGAACCCAAAGGAGCGACAAGTATCCCGCCCGGTTTTAGCTGGTCGGTAAGGGTAGTAGGCAGGTAGGGAGCTGCTGCAGTGATAATTACTTTATCAAAAGGGGCAAATGCAGGTAAGCCCTTGTATCCGTCGCCGAAAAATACTTTTACGGTATAACCCATTTCGGCTAATAATTTTTTCGATTTCTGGTAAAGTGTTCGTTGTCGCTCAATGGAATATACTTTTGCACCCATTTCGGCAAGTATGGAAGCCTGATAGCCTGAGCCAGTTCCTATTTCAAGCACTTTATCTCCCGGCTTTATGCAAAGCAACTCCGATTGGAACGCTACTGTGTAAGGCTGCGAAATCGTTTGACCTGCCCCTATCGGAAAGGGCTTGTCTTCATAAGCAAAGTTGAGAAAAGAAGAGTCGAAGAAAAAGTGCCGGGGAACGGATTCGATGGCAGCAAGTACCATAGGGTCTTTAATCCCTTTTATCCGGATTAAATCTGCAAGGTTTTTGCGCAGCCCTTGATGCTGGTAGGTGTCGGTACGGGTAATGTGCATACAATAAAAACACTAAATCAAATAGTTAAACAAAAGTACAATATTTTTCGCAAAATCGAGAAAGCCCATGCGAAAGTAGTAATTCGTTTTTTTAAAAAAAACTTACTTTTGCACAAATTAAAAATAACGATATGCTGAAAATTGGAGTGCTGGGCGCCGGTCATTTGGGAAAAATTCATATCAAATGTATAAAGATGATTCCTGATTACCAACTGGTGGGTTTTTATGATGCCGATAGAGACAATGCGGTAAAGGTAGCGCAAGAATTGGATGTTACGGCTTACCCCTCGCCCGAAAGTTTGATGGACAATGTTGATGTTATTGATATCGTAACTCCTACCATTGCCCATTTTCAATGTGCTTCGCTTTCTTTGAAAAAAAACAAACATGTTTTTATCGAAAAACCTGTGGTTACCACACCCGAAGAAGCATTCCGGCTGATAGAAATTGCAGAAGAGGCAAATGTGAAAGTACAGGTGGGACATGTTGAGCGGTTCAATCCCGCATTCATTGCAGCTTCTCCATTCCTGGGTCAGCCAATGTTTATTGAAACCCACCGCCTTGCCCAATTTAACCCGCGGGGTACGGATGTACCTGTCATTCTCGATTTGATGATACATGATATTGACATAGTGCTGAGTGTTGTAAAAGCCGATATTATGAAAATCAGTGCAAGCGGGGTGGCAGTAGTGAGCGATACCCCCGACATTGCCAACGCGAGGCTCGAATTTGCCAACGGCTGTGTAGCAAATCTTACCGCAAGCCGTATTTCGATGAAAAATATGCGGAAGTCGCGTTTCTTCCAGCGTGATGCTTATATTTCGGTTGACTTCCTGGATAAAGAAGTTGAGATCATTCGTATGCATGATTACGATCCGGCTTCGGGTAATCCTTTTGCCATGACTATTGACCTTGGGAACGGAAAGCCTGTAAAAGAAATTAATATACTGCATCCCGAAGTGCAACCATTAAATGCTATCCAAACTGAATTGCAATGTTTCGCCACCGCCATCCTGAAAAACACCTTACCTTCCGTAACAATAAATGATGGTTACAATGCCCTGGATATTGCCTATCGCATTATGGAAAAAATGAACAGAAAACTGGCTGACTGATTATTGAACGACAACGGATTTTTTCTGAAAATGTTAACAATATTTTTACAAAGCAGCCGTTTTTACAAAAGATCCAGCAAGGTAATACAATCTTTATGATTTTTTTTCTACGAAACCTATTTCTTTTTCTGATTATTTCGGCACTTTGCATGGTGGGCTGTGATGACAAAATCACCAAAGACGACATTCCGTCTTATCTGGCAATTGATACAATCATTCTTTCAACCAACTACGGCAACCAGGGCACTGCTTCCAATAAAATTACAGACGCTTGGGTATATGTAGACAACAATTTGATTGGAGCTTTTGAATTGCCGGCAAAAGCCATCCCTATTCTTGCCGAAGGCACCCATACGATTACTATTAGTTCCGGCATTAAACTCAACGGAATTGCCAGTACACGCGCCCGTTATGCCTACTACAAAAACTACACTGTTAAAATAAACCTTGTAAGAGACAGTATTATAAAAATCCATCCAACAACAACATACACTGATAACACTATATTTGAATGGATGGAAGATTTTGAAGACGGCAGTACTTCTTTGGAAAGAGGGTCTTCAAGCCAAACCGGATTAGAAAGAATAAGCACCGATTCACTAGTATTTGAAGGCTCCAACTGTGGCAAAGCGGTACTTAGGGATTCTTCCGTTTTTTTTGAAGTAAAAACTATCAGTGCTTTTGACTTACCCCTTGACGATAGTCCCGTTTATCTTGAACTTAATTATCGAAATAACATAGATTTTTGGATAGGCTTTTATGCAAATGAGATTTCGGTTACTACTCAAAGGTCTATTCTTAAGCTGAATCCAACTAATGAATGGAAAAAAATTTATTTTAATCTAACTCCTTGGATAAATCAATTTACCAGCGCTAAAAATTTTAACATATTTTTCGGATTTAACCGCAATTACGGCGACCCCGAAGGTATAATATATTTGGATAACATAAAATTAGTACACAGATAGGCATGAATAAAAATTTACAGGTTACGAAATATGTTATTGCCGATTTCCTTTCTGCTTCGTTAGCGTGGACATTATTTTTTATTTACCGCAAGTATTTACTCGATCCAAGTGTACCACAAAGTCTTATTAACGTATTCAGCGATTCTAATTATTATTTTGGGATACTTACTGTTCCCTTATTCTGGCTTATTTTATACGTTTTTATAGGCAGCTACCGGAAAATTTACCGGAAAACCCGTATGAAAGAATTGGGGCAAACTTTGCTAATCAGTATAATCGGAGTTGTTATCATTTTTTTCGCCCTTATTCTCGACGATGTAATAACATCCTATACCAATTATTACCGGGCATTTCTTACACTGCTCATTTTACATTTTTTTACTACTTACCTATTTCGTTTTATTCTCACTTCGGTAACCATACACAGAATTCACCACCGGATTATTGGTTTTAACACTGTAATGGTGGGAAGTAACGGTAATGCTACTTCCATTTATAATGAGATTGAAAACCAGAAAAAATCACCCGGGAATAAATTCATTGGTTTTGTGAATGCTGTAGAACACAGCAGCTACAATCTGGCAAAATATATGCCGCATTTAGGTAGTTACAAGGAGTTAAAAGAAATAGTTGAAAAATACGAAGTCGAAGAAATAATCATTGCTATTGAGCATTCCGAGCATGGAACTATCGAAAGAATAATATCTGAAATAGAAGAAACCTCAGTAGTTATAAAAATTATACCCGATATGCAGGATATTTTGTTAGGTACGGTAAAAACAACCTCTATTTTTCATGCCCCTCTGATTCAAATTCACCCGGATTTAATGCCTGAATGGCAGCAATCCATAAAAAGGGTGCTCGATATTGTGGTATCACTTATTTGTATGATTATTCTTACCCCTGTATATTTTATCGTAGCAGTCGGAGTAAAAATGTCGTCACCGGGACCAGTTTTATATTCGCAGGAAAGAATTGGGATCAAGGGAAGACCATTTAAAATGCATAAATTCCGTTCGATGTACAAAGATGCTGAAACAAACGGGCCCCAGCTTTCTTCAAAAGACGATCCCCGTATTACCCATTTCGGCAAGTTTTTACGAAAAGTACGACTCGACGAAATTCCCCAGTTTTATACCGTCCTGATTGGTGATATGTCGCTTGTTGGTCCACGCCCCGAACGCAAATATTATATTGACCAGATTGTCCACCGTGCTGCACATTATCGCTTACTGCTAAGAGTTAAGCCCGGATTAACCTCGTGGGGGCAGGTAAAATATGGTTATGCTGAAAACGTGGAAGAAATGATTGACCGGCTAAAATACGACCTCTTGTACATCGAAAATATGTCGCTGGCAATGGATTTTAAAATATTAATTTACACGGTTTTAATCGTAATCCAGGGAAGAGGGAAATAATTTTTTCTTTGCAGGGAATATCACATTACAAGAATATAGCAATTAACTAAAATACAGGTGCTGCACGAGAATTTTTATTCCTATTCCTATTAAAGTCAAACCCCCGATTATTTCCATCTTTTTTCCAAAGTGGCTTCCTGTTTTCTTACCAAAAAGGATACCCAACATCGAAATGATAAATGTTATGATTCCGATGATGAATAAAGCCCATATAATTTGTATTTCCAAAAATGCGAAACTGATACCTACAGCAAAAGCATCTATGCTTGTTGCAATTGACATTCCCAACAAAACAAGCAGATTTAAAGGGTTGAATTTTTTCACTTCATCCTTAGAAAAACGCAAGCTTTCAAAAATCATTTTTAATCCCAGAGCCAAAAGGAGAGCAAATGCTATCCAATGATCAATAGCAATAACATAATCCTTAACATATATCCCAATAAACCAGCCCAGTAAAGGCATCAAAGCCTGAAAAAAAGCAAGCGACAGTGCAATTTTTACTGCATTAAAAAAATTGATTCCGTTCATCGCCAGTCCGCTCGATACAGATACGGCAAAAGTATCGAAAGAAAGCCCAATGGCTATCAGTAAAATAACAACGTGCTCCATGCTCATAAAATAATCGGCAAAGATACATTTTGTTTGGTACCGGTAATTTCAAACTGAAATTTGATTATTTTTAAAGCAAAATTTCAGGAGCTATGAACCCAGTTCATCAGTTTCCTTTTGTTCGTTTGTTAGTTCCCTTCCTTTTGGGAATCCTGAGTTCGTTGGCATTTTCTATATCAACAGTTCCGCTTTTTGTCCTTCCGCTTATATTTTTCTTGCTTTTATTTATTTTATTGAATAACAAAACTGTACATTATCGAAATCGGTGGTGGTTCGGAATGTTACTGTTTTTCTTTTTATTTCTGAGTGGTAACAGAATTGTTTTTCAGCAAAGTCTGCAAAATTCACCTGAAAGTATTTCAAATAATTATAAAAAAGGAGATTTTTTGTTATTGAAAATCAGTGAGCCTGTACAGCAAAAAGCGAAAACAAATAGAACGGTTGCTTGCATTATTTCGTTGTTTAAAAATGGCAAACATAAAAAAGTCAATGTAAAAGTAATGCTCTACTTTGCTGATTCTACTTCAAAATCATTGCGATATGGTGATATTATCATTTGCAATTCTCCTTTGCAACTGATAAGTCCGCCCAAAAACCCGAATGAATTTGATTACCAAAAATACCTTGCCCGTAAAGGAATATATTACCAGGCGTATATTAAACCGTACCAATGGTTGCCTCTACAGGCAAACCAGGGTAATTTTTTCAGGGAACAGGCGTCCAAGGTAAGAGCCTATTTTTTATTAATTTTTGAAAAGCATGGCGTTAGCGGAAAAGAATATGCTGTGGCTTCCGCGCTCATTCTCGGTAACACCGATAAATTAGATGCAGAATTGATGGCAGAATATGCAGGTTCGGGTGCTATGCACATCCTTTCGGTTTCGGGCTTGCATGTAGGAATAGTTTACATGGTTCTTGATTTCCTCTTGTTTTTTATGAACCGTAACAGGACATTGCGCATTTTGAAGGCAATATTTATTTTTCTTTTTATCTGGTTTTATGCTTTCATAACAGGGCTTGCACCTGCCATACTCAGAGCCGCCGTGATGATTAGTTTTATCATAGCCGGAAATGTGTATTCACAAAAACCCAACATAATCAATTCAATTGCTGCTTCTGCATTTATTGTATTGCTCTACAATCCTTTTCTTGTAACCGATGTCGGATTCCAGCTTTCTTACCTGGCTGTAACAGGCATTGTTCTGCTTCAAAAGCCGATTTATTCCTTATGGATTCCCGCCAATTATTTGCTCGAAAAAGCCTGGGCGCTATGTTCTGTTTCCATTGCAGCCCAATTGGTTACATTCCCATTATCATTGTACTATTTCCACCAGTTTCCGAATTATTTTCTGATTACAAACCTGATTGCAGTTCCGCTTTCGGGTTTTATCATTTATACCGGTGCGTTAACATTACTGGTATCTCCCCTGCATGTACTGTGTGATGCAGTGTCATTCTTTATGGTTTTATTACTGAAAATATTAAATTTTACCGTACATTTTATTGAAAACCTGCCCGGTGCAATTCTTCAAAACCTATATTTAAATACCTTACAACTATTTTTAATTTATTTATTATTAACCTTTGTTATTTTATTTTGCTTTCAATGGAAAAAAACATTATTGATCAGTTCTTTGCTTTTCCTGCTTTTATTTTCAATATCGGTATTTTATAACAGGTTAAATGCAGAAAATCAAAAATTGATTGTTGTATATAACATAAAAAAACACACTGCCATTGATTTTATTTCCGGCACAAAATCCTGGCAGGTGATGGACAGCACTTTGCTTAAAGAAGATAAGATTTTGAAATATAGCATATATCCCAATAGGATACGTATGCATCTGAAGAAGCAAAGCAATTTTTTTCTGAGAAAAGATAATAAATATATACTTTGGGAGTTTTCCGGAAAGAAAATTGTGGTTGTAAAAAAACCGTTGGATCACAATATTTGTGATACTGCAAGGATTAATTATTTGGTAATTGCGGGAAATCCAAAAGTAAATATACGCGAACTTTTACAATTTGTACATGTCAATATTATTGTTTTTGATGCCTCCAACAGCGTAGGAAGGGTTAGAAAATGGGTAGAAGAATGTAAATTGCTCAATGTTAAATACTATTCAGTTTTTGAAAAAGGAGCGTTTGTAGCTAATCTACAATAAATAAATCGTAAAAAATGGAACTTAAAGGAAAAACTGCTTTGATTACCGGCGCCTCAGGTGGCATAGGTTACGATCTTGCCGGACTTTTGGCAAAAGAAGGTTGCAATCTGATTTTGGTAGCAAGGAGCAGCGAAAAAATGATTTCGCTTGCCAATGCACTTGAAAAACAATGTGGTATAAAAATACATGTCATCACCAAGGACTTAAGCTATGCAGAATCAGCAAATGAATTATACCGGCAAATAGCAGACAGTGGCTTGCAGGTTGACACCCTGATAAACAATGCCGGTTTTGGCAATTGGGGGCTTTTTGCAGAGACTAATCTTGAAAAAGAGATGAATATGATAGATTTGAATGTAAAAACACTTACGGTGCTCACAAAACTGTTTCTCCAGCCAATGTTGCAAAGAAAAAGCGGGCACATCCTGAATGTCGCTTCCACAGCAGCATTTCAACCCGGACCCTACATGGCGGTGTATTATGCGACAAAAGCCTATGTGCTGTCATTTACCGAAGCCCTTTCCGAAGAACTGAAGGGAACCGGCATCAGCGTTACCACCCTCTGTCCTGGGCCCACCGAAACCGGGTTTGGTAAAACCGCTGAAATAGAAAAATCAAAGTTATTTACATCGCTTAAAGTAGTAAAAAGCAGCGATGTAGCAAGCTTTGCGCTAAAGGCATTGAAAAGGAAAAAACGTTTAGCTATTCACGGAACAATGAACCGGCTGATTGTTTGGATCAACCGATTCACACCGCGTTTCATTGTGTTACGGATGGTTTATAAAATGTCGGAGCCTAAAAAATAATTTCTGTTTCGTCGTCAGAGTTATTAACGACAACACAACGGGTTTTTATTTCATCGTACTGCCAAGGAACCCGCACATTCAGCGGGTCATCTGCCTGCAAAGCATTTAATTGAGTAAACGCATAATGAGAAGTGGGGGTGGTTTTGCCATTCACTTTTACTGAGCCTGCCAATGTTTCAAAACCATGAAATACCATACGTATTTTGGTAAAACGGCTATTGAAGGTTCCCTCTTTTTTGCTTAGAACCAATTTATTTGCCGACGGGATATAATGAAACAATTTTTTGTAAAATACACCCTGTTGGTATTGATAAGTAGTGCCATCATCCTCATAATAACAATATTCTGAAGGGGATATTCCTTTATAAATGTGTATAGTAAGAGTATCAGAGGCTTTTTCTGAAGTACTCTGCACCGGAGATTGCATGGGAATTATGCTTCCGGCTTTTACAAATAAAGGCAAACGTTGCAAAGGGCATTCAACTTTGTATTCGGTATTTCCGGTATATTTTTCATCAGAATAAAAATCATACCAATCTCCTTCGGGCATAAAAACTTTCGTCAGTAGTTTGTCGCTTTCCACGGGAGCAACCAAAACCGAAGGACCTAACAAGT includes these proteins:
- a CDS encoding protein-L-isoaspartate(D-aspartate) O-methyltransferase, whose translation is MHITRTDTYQHQGLRKNLADLIRIKGIKDPMVLAAIESVPRHFFFDSSFLNFAYEDKPFPIGAGQTISQPYTVAFQSELLCIKPGDKVLEIGTGSGYQASILAEMGAKVYSIERQRTLYQKSKKLLAEMGYTVKVFFGDGYKGLPAFAPFDKVIITAAAPYLPTTLTDQLKPGGILVAPLGSGDSQIMTTVIKNTLGKLETFQHGNFRFVPMLEDKADDK
- a CDS encoding Gfo/Idh/MocA family oxidoreductase, with amino-acid sequence MLKIGVLGAGHLGKIHIKCIKMIPDYQLVGFYDADRDNAVKVAQELDVTAYPSPESLMDNVDVIDIVTPTIAHFQCASLSLKKNKHVFIEKPVVTTPEEAFRLIEIAEEANVKVQVGHVERFNPAFIAASPFLGQPMFIETHRLAQFNPRGTDVPVILDLMIHDIDIVLSVVKADIMKISASGVAVVSDTPDIANARLEFANGCVANLTASRISMKNMRKSRFFQRDAYISVDFLDKEVEIIRMHDYDPASGNPFAMTIDLGNGKPVKEINILHPEVQPLNAIQTELQCFATAILKNTLPSVTINDGYNALDIAYRIMEKMNRKLAD
- a CDS encoding sugar transferase, producing MNKNLQVTKYVIADFLSASLAWTLFFIYRKYLLDPSVPQSLINVFSDSNYYFGILTVPLFWLILYVFIGSYRKIYRKTRMKELGQTLLISIIGVVIIFFALILDDVITSYTNYYRAFLTLLILHFFTTYLFRFILTSVTIHRIHHRIIGFNTVMVGSNGNATSIYNEIENQKKSPGNKFIGFVNAVEHSSYNLAKYMPHLGSYKELKEIVEKYEVEEIIIAIEHSEHGTIERIISEIEETSVVIKIIPDMQDILLGTVKTTSIFHAPLIQIHPDLMPEWQQSIKRVLDIVVSLICMIILTPVYFIVAVGVKMSSPGPVLYSQERIGIKGRPFKMHKFRSMYKDAETNGPQLSSKDDPRITHFGKFLRKVRLDEIPQFYTVLIGDMSLVGPRPERKYYIDQIVHRAAHYRLLLRVKPGLTSWGQVKYGYAENVEEMIDRLKYDLLYIENMSLAMDFKILIYTVLIVIQGRGK
- a CDS encoding manganese efflux pump MntP family protein, which translates into the protein MEHVVILLIAIGLSFDTFAVSVSSGLAMNGINFFNAVKIALSLAFFQALMPLLGWFIGIYVKDYVIAIDHWIAFALLLALGLKMIFESLRFSKDEVKKFNPLNLLVLLGMSIATSIDAFAVGISFAFLEIQIIWALFIIGIITFIISMLGILFGKKTGSHFGKKMEIIGGLTLIGIGIKILVQHLYFS
- a CDS encoding ComEC family competence protein; its protein translation is MNPVHQFPFVRLLVPFLLGILSSLAFSISTVPLFVLPLIFFLLLFILLNNKTVHYRNRWWFGMLLFFFLFLSGNRIVFQQSLQNSPESISNNYKKGDFLLLKISEPVQQKAKTNRTVACIISLFKNGKHKKVNVKVMLYFADSTSKSLRYGDIIICNSPLQLISPPKNPNEFDYQKYLARKGIYYQAYIKPYQWLPLQANQGNFFREQASKVRAYFLLIFEKHGVSGKEYAVASALILGNTDKLDAELMAEYAGSGAMHILSVSGLHVGIVYMVLDFLLFFMNRNRTLRILKAIFIFLFIWFYAFITGLAPAILRAAVMISFIIAGNVYSQKPNIINSIAASAFIVLLYNPFLVTDVGFQLSYLAVTGIVLLQKPIYSLWIPANYLLEKAWALCSVSIAAQLVTFPLSLYYFHQFPNYFLITNLIAVPLSGFIIYTGALTLLVSPLHVLCDAVSFFMVLLLKILNFTVHFIENLPGAILQNLYLNTLQLFLIYLLLTFVILFCFQWKKTLLISSLLFLLLFSISVFYNRLNAENQKLIVVYNIKKHTAIDFISGTKSWQVMDSTLLKEDKILKYSIYPNRIRMHLKKQSNFFLRKDNKYILWEFSGKKIVVVKKPLDHNICDTARINYLVIAGNPKVNIRELLQFVHVNIIVFDASNSVGRVRKWVEECKLLNVKYYSVFEKGAFVANLQ
- a CDS encoding SDR family oxidoreductase, which gives rise to MELKGKTALITGASGGIGYDLAGLLAKEGCNLILVARSSEKMISLANALEKQCGIKIHVITKDLSYAESANELYRQIADSGLQVDTLINNAGFGNWGLFAETNLEKEMNMIDLNVKTLTVLTKLFLQPMLQRKSGHILNVASTAAFQPGPYMAVYYATKAYVLSFTEALSEELKGTGISVTTLCPGPTETGFGKTAEIEKSKLFTSLKVVKSSDVASFALKALKRKKRLAIHGTMNRLIVWINRFTPRFIVLRMVYKMSEPKK